Proteins encoded in a region of the Vicia villosa cultivar HV-30 ecotype Madison, WI linkage group LG5, Vvil1.0, whole genome shotgun sequence genome:
- the LOC131604847 gene encoding uncharacterized protein LOC131604847 translates to MNYTDAQKVQFGTHMLEKEAEDWWGNIAQRFDEEDVRGKKEVEFLELKQGNGTVAEYAARFQELIKYCPHYNTMNEESSKCLKFVNGLQPDIMKAIDYQQITRFMELVNNSRIYDEYSRESSSHYKSMNNMKGKGKFCGKPYDDKKKQSGFGKKSSGGGASTLIMCFICGVEGHRAVECPKVEVTCFKCGKAGHKANKC, encoded by the exons ATGAATTATACTGATGCTCAGAAAGTGCAGTTTGGTACCCACATGCTCGAGAAggaagctgaggattggtggggTAACATTGCTCAGAGGTTTGATGAAGAGG atgtccgtggaaagaaagaggtgGAATTCCTCGAGTTAAAGCAAGGTAATGGTACCGTAGCGGAGTATGCTGCGAGATTCCAAGAGTtgatcaagtattgtcctcattACAATACTATGAATGAAGAGAGTTCTaaatgtttgaagtttgtgaacgGATTGCAACCTGATATCATGAAGGCTATTGATTACCAACAGATCACTCGTTTTATGGAGTTGGTTAACAATAGCCGAATCTATGATGAGTATAGTAGGGAGAGTAGTTCCCACTACAAGTCTATGAATAATATGAAAGGCAAAGGGAAATTCTGTGGGAAGCCATATGATGACAAGAAGAAGCaatctggttttggcaagaagtcaagtgggggaggagcttctactctGATTATGTGTTTCATATGTGGTGTAGAGGGACATCGTGCTGTGGAGTGTCCGAAGGTTGAAGtgacatgtttcaagtgtggcaaggcgGGTCACAAGGCTAATAAGTGTTGA